agtgatgaaaaatcatgagttataagtaaagttctcCATTCCCATTGATGTTTAGGTCATCTTAGTTTTTAGGAATTACTTGTAAATTATTTGTCTTcgttaaatttaattataccATGTTGGttttggcataaaatattttatgacaaaGGTTTTTCCTATTCTTGAGTGTTTGGCTTAGCGTAAAATATtggtcaattttatttttatttttttatcaattgatcAGGGAAAATAACCTTCACGAGGCGTAAGTAGTTTTTGCTTCTCATCTACGTAAACAATTTTCTGTCACTCTCCCACACACTTGGTCAAGTAATTGTGAGATGACCATTTATGGGACTTACTTGCTTGAGCAAGTCTCGACTGTCTGAACACTTGCTCGGGCAAGTGGGCCccacaaaatctctctcacaaTTGTCTACCCAATTTGCAAACAATTGTATTGGATCTCAATTCTACACCTAAAGATCTTATATTCTCATATAATCTCTTCCTTCTTAGCTCCTCTTTGTTGTCTCTCTCTATTCCTAGCAGCTCCTTAGATTACATGaaaatgtattaaaataattgaCGATTTTTCATAAGAGCCAaacgctaaaaaaaaaaaaaagtcaactaATTTTTCAGGGttgaaaacaaacaacaaaaaatagcCACTTATTTCGAAAAAATATtccaacataaaatattttaccctGAAACAAGTGAggatagattaaaaaaaaaaaaaaaaaaaaaaaaaaaaaaagagttaaaaaaaaattcaaccattgttctaaaattaaatgatacGTCCCAAATCTCAAAATGCATTGTAACGACTGTAAATATGACAATATTCCACAAACTGCCTGCAAATCAAAATCACAACACactcaaaataacaaataacaacatTTATCAAACTAATTAACTCGAGGTGTCTAAATATTAATACTCCAAATTAAAATTCAGAaaccatatataataatataatatctaTTACAAGCCAACTTAAACAtccaaaagtaattaaaaatccccaaataaaacacataaataaactaattaattaagtttagAAGTCAAATCATCAAACATGATAAAACACCTCAAAGCTTGCGTGAAACCGGAATGCACTTGACGAGCCAACCAATTGGGCATGACAAAGCCGCAAGCCCAATGCAAGCACCCCATTGCCGCCACTCCAGCCTCTCCACCATTATCAATTGAACAAGTATGGTAATTCCAATGATTCGTAAAAACATCTTGTTCTCAATCAACCCCGTGAATATGTTCTTCTTCTCCAGCTTCCTTGCATTAAATTCGTTGAAGACTTGGCAGAGGGAAAAAGTATTGAAAATCAGGGTGCTGTTAACCTTCTCGTCTACACCAAAGATGGACCTTCCTTTGAATTGTAAAACCAGTAAGATGGTTATCTGGTACAAAGCCTGAGCAGTGAGATTCCTCCACATGATTCTGGTTATAAGTGGCTCTGATCGGCCAACAGGAGCCTTTGCCATGAGATCATTGGTGGGTTTCTCCGTGGCCAACGCTATAGCTCCCAAGGTGGTGGTTATTAGGTCCACCCACAATAGCTGGACTGGAGTCAGTGGAGCCTTGCCAAAGAAAACAGCTGCAGCATAGTTGATGACAAGGACGACGACAAACATTGTGAGCTGAAACTGAATGAACTTTTGAATGTTTGTGTACATACACCTTCCCCACTTCAACACTGCCACCACAGATGTAAAATCCTCGTCCAGGATTACTACGTCTGAGCTCTGTTTCGCCACTTCGGTTCCTTGAACTCCCATGGAAAGCCCAATGTCTGCTTCCTTTAGAGCAGGTGCATCATCACCTGTGAGTACTGCGACCACATGGCCGTTCTGCTTCAAACACTGCACCATCAGAAGCCTGTCAGAAGGGGATGACCTGGCCATTACACTGATTTTACGGATCTTCTCCATTCTCTCTTCGGGTGAGTAATTTCTAAACTGTACCCCTTCTAACACAGCTTCATTATCCAAATCCCCATCAGGATTGAGAATCCCGCATTCAATAGCTATAGCTCTTGCTGTGTTCACATTGTCACCGGTGATCATTTTGACGTTCACCCCAGCAGCTCTGCAAGATTCTACAGATGTTCTGGCACCTGGTCGACACGGGTCCTTCATGCCAACTAATCCTAATAATGTCAGCCCGTTTTCTTCAAGGTTCGGATCAAGAACCTGCCCGCTTTCTTCTCCCATTTCTTTGTAAGCAAAGGCAATGCATCGGAGGCTTTTTGCTGCCATATTCTTAACAATAGTCTCAAGCTGCAGTTTTTCTTCCGCGTCCATTGCTTTCAGCATCCCCGCTTTGTCATAATAAGATGAACAGGAGGTCAGTATAATCTCAGCAGCTCCCTTCCAGTGAGTATGAATTGTGTTCTCCCTGTTGCTCTTCACCAAAACACCGCTTCTCTTTTTCGCAGAGTTGAAAGCCTCTACATGGATGATCTCATAATTATTCTGAACTTCCTCCATATTCATACCCAAATTAAACAAAGCCCAAGAAAGTATGGCTTTCTCTGTTGGGCTACCAGAAATTTCAGGAACTGATGCAGAATTTGGCTTGTAAACTGTGCCTGTTGTGTTTAGACCAACGGCTTGTTGAATCAGTTTGAGAACATTACCTTGCATATCCAGAGATGATTCATCCTTCACTGCTTCCTTTCCAAGCCAAAACTCTGTTACTTCCATTTCGTTTAATGTAAGGGTGCCTGTTTTGTCTGTGCAGATTGTTGTGGCGGAGCCCATCGTCTCCCAAACAGAGAGTTTTCTGACCATGGCATGATCAGCCATCATACGCTTCATAGAATAAGCCAGAGTTAGAGTCACAGCCAGAGGCAGGCCTTTCGGAATAGCCACTAGCATGATGGGGAGAACAACAGTACCAATGTCCAACGCTACTGCATACATCACATCACTAAACTTCGTCTTGCTGCCATTAAATTTCCTGCTTCCCCAGCCATCTTCTGTGTTTCCTGAGAAGTATTGAATCAGCAGAACTGCCAGAACTTGTGCAGCCACAAAGTACCCAGTCGTcacaatatataatattagaTTTATCTTGCCTGCCGGCAATATTGGTATCTTCTCATTGGCTTTTCTTGAGCTCATCATCTCGCCCCACACAGTGTTCATGCCCGCAGAAGTGACAAGCATGATACCAAAGCCATCCGTCACCTggtagaaaataaattatataattaaatttatttatttttataagctCAAATTTTTAGGATAAACACAATTGTTATTGCCTTTTAAGAATTGATGTAGATCTGCTTGCGAGCCGAGATGTCTTTTATTGAGGACCTCAAGAGTCTCTAGCTTATAGAGTAGTGACTTTGAGATGAGTCAGTCTAGTCAATTTGActaatttgtttatatatatatatatgccacgTGTCCTATTTTAATATATGCTTATGTACGAATAAAcattaaaagttttattttgtaatgaaATTGATGTTAttgtaaaagcaaaaaattattcTGCCTATCTTATTTAAGGTAATACTAGTAGCGTtacttgaaaatttttataattattttaactttCTCCATTGTAAATAAAGGGCAGAGTGCTATAATATGGTATAACGTCCTAACACTTTATGTAGCATTATTTAGTACTAGCTGACCCGATAAGTGTTATATATGTAGATTTATAAACTAATGCATGTAATAGCTAGCTAGTTACGTGGTACTACCAGATATATCAGCCACGatcaaaattaattgtttagtgaCTGACATAGTAAATGTTACATGAATACTATATACATTGATTGGCAATTAATTAAGgaacttgtaataaaaattatacccTTAAATctccgattaaaaaaaaaatgacaaacaaACAGTAAACACACACAGCTAGACCATGCCGATTTATTAAATGGTTGGGATTAATTAAACTGTATATGCTACATGAATGCCTCCAAATGCTTCCAAATTTATGTACGTTTCTGCTGAGTGTGTGAGATATGTGGGACAATTGCAACAAAAAAGTAGAGAGACGGATAGAAAATAGAATCATAGTAGGGAAATGCCAAACTTTCAGTGAATGCTGGATTGATATGACATCTTCTGAAAGAGACTTCAGGCAGAccagaaaaggggaaaaaaaaaaaaaaaaaaaaaaaaaaaaaaggctttaatttgtttaatataATAGAAATATGATTAAACTATGATTAATAAGTAGGGTTAATTTGACATCACCTTTGTGCCGGAGAGCAAAAAGGGATTTCTTGTTTCATGGATTTCAACATGGTTGCTTTCACCACCGGAGTTGCTAGACTGATCATCCACCTTCAAGGAATGCCCTTCCAAGAACAGCCCATCTGCCGGAATCTGATCGCCAATCTTCAAGCAGACAATATCACCCACAACAACTTCAAAGATGGATATAGGCTGGCGCCTCCCATCTCTCACAACTTCTACTCTTATATCACTTCTCTTTGTTAAAAGCTTCTCAATTTTCCTCGATTTCTTACAGTTGCTCACAGCAGACACAACAACAACCAAAATGACAGCAACAAGGATATTCCCACCATCGTACCACCCATTTTTCCACCCACCTTGGATGATACCACTGGCTAGAAGGGATATAGCGTTTAACAAAAGAACGATTGTAGTTATATCTGTCAATGCTGCAATCACGAAGCAAAGAAAGCTGTTTGCTGGAGGTTTTTGGTATTTATTGGCACCAAACACATTCTTCCTGCGTATAAGATCAGCCTGGCTACCATTAATACCGTCTTTTACATCTGTTTCAAGGACTGAAACAAGCTCTTTAACCCCTCCAAAGTGATTCAAAGACTCGAAGTCTTTCTCCCTTACCATGTCACTTAATATTTTGGGATCAACGTTGAGAAACGAAACGGGTCTGTCACGTGAGGAACCCGCGCCGACGGGCTGCATGTCAATGGCAACGTAAGAGAGCTGGCTGCGCAAGAGAGGGCCGGCATTCTTGTCACGTGCTTTCTTGGACAAAGAAACAAGAGCCCTGGTGAAGTATATGGCTTTCAAAGCCCTCCGCCACCTCCGCTTGTGGGTCTTGGAGACTGACAACTCTTGTTCATCACCCATGGCTTGATCGTCAGGCTTTCCAAACCTTAGAGCAGACATGACAATGGTGccttatatataattaagcacagagagagttttgggagaCTTAGAGAGTGAGAAATTCAAAGCTAAACACTAGCTAGAGAATTTAATTGGAATACCTAAAACAATTTGGTTGGTTGcatggtgtatatatatatataagggattAGAAAAAGCGCGTTCAGAAATTTCACTGTAATTTCTTAATTGCTATTTTTTGATTCACAATTTTACTTTTcaataaatgtaatttaaacTTGCAAGTTGAACTACTTTATGAAGAAGTAAAAATTAAGGTTAATTAGAAGCTTCACGGTAACTTCTTGCttattggaatatatatatatatatctatcaaTTTGGCCTGCAAATAAAACTTTCTTATTTTGCTTGATCTGAAGGGTGTTTTCGCAATTTTAATTGATAAGATAAAATGAAATCGATCCCGTGAGTTGTCTGATTTAGAAAAGCGTGTGAAATGATATACcttaccctcttttttttttttcttttttttttcttttttggcataAAGACTATCtatattctctatatatatatataactgcaTGACTTATTGGaataaagaatttttatttttttgactatccaataaaaaaagatttaaaatgcAAGATCTAAACACATGCATATCGATCTCAGTAACAATATTTGTAGTAAGAACTTTATTGTTGGAGTCTTTAGCAGGTCTATTAATGGGGATTAATTATAGTTTAGTTTCGGATGcattgatatttatttatttattaattttagttCTAATTATTGACATGGGAAGAGGTGAAGAAAACAGAGATATAATCAAATATATGTGACTAATGCCTCTCGCTTCCTagcttcttttaattttggaaTATTTAAAATTAGAGTAAGTTccatgcattaaaaaaaatatattaaaagtgAATACATCTTCAATAAAACTTCAAACTCAGGTTGAGActctaaattatatttaattaatttaaaagctaATAAGACAAGATCAAGTGATCAGGACAGAAATTGAAATGAAGAGTGCTGCACTTGTATACTCTCATGCGTTCACTCTCAAATGCTCATTCCTCGATgtaacaaagaaaattactattaaatgaCACGTTATGAACAGAGCACTTGGGAGTAAACATTTGGAAGTAACTATATATgtcatgtagcatttctcaatagAAATTAGAACAGATCCAACTCTTTATCTCTCGGAGCAAACCTTAACTAGCAATTATATTCTTGATCGAGGTTAATTGTCTATGCCgaatttgaaaattaaactttcattaataattaattggCATCAATCACAGTACTTCGCTAAGTTTTTCTTCTAATCATGACCAAACGATCTATAGATCGATCGATCTCATCTATATATCAATAATttattctacattttttttaaaaaaaaaataataataacaataagatATTATTTGATACTCTTCAGAAgatacaaaaatgaaaaagaattaaaatcaATGATTTACtcgttatatatatttaactcttctttttttaaaattcttttatatCTCAGCATTcctcaaaattaatattacattttttttttactgtgaGTTTAATTACACTACTTTAcgtatataaatattttattacaattaATTGTATATTAATTGTATGATAtgagacaaaaaataagaaatgacAAGATAATTTTCCTGTATGATGAATCGAGAAATAAAGACGTTGAACATTAATACGTACAGGCAGATCTTAATTAagttcaaattttgttaaacaaATACAATAACACGTTTTGCAAGAATtctaacaataattaattagcaAAATTTCATGTAAGTTTCCATGTGTGTACGTTAAGAGCGCGCGTAGATAATTAGAGAAAGGAAAGAATCAATTCAATTGGGTTGAAAAGCATTAATAGTGAGTACGTACGTACAGGTGCAATTCCTAATGTACATTTTATTCAAAAGAATTAATTCcttatgcatgcatatatatatatatatgccatgaAAGCAAGATTATTATTGAGTTCGATCTCAAAAAGAAGGTGACGATCACACGTTTTTCCTTATTTTGGTGTGAGTGAGAGAAGCAGGAAGCTGCCTGCAGGAAATAAAAGAGGGGGAGGAAGGTGGCCGTGGGTTTACAGCTAGCAACTGCTAATTTTGATCATGTGGTTGTTGTTTGGTCGCTTTCCTCCTGTCATTTTGGGCAAACTACaataaataaagataatacATGCATTGGAACAGAAACTATGCAGGCAATTTCCTTGAAAGCAAGAAGTTAATCGGTTATGTAAAGTtaaggaaaacttcacttataactcttaatctttcatcacttttgcaattaagtactaaaactttaaaaaatgtcaatttaaggtatttgTCTTTCGATttgtttcaatttcaaccatccataTGTatattagaattttccgttaaatcctatcaaaatacctctatatttctttttaaaaaaattataaaaaaattcaaagattcaggcatgagtattttttcaaattctgttaaattctgactaacGCTTAAtctttacaaattttttttctttttttttttcctaaaaaaatggaggtgtatttttgaaattttgacaggatttaatggaaaGTTTTAATAGATGgttgaaacttaaaaaaaaaatatatatatatatatatatatatatatatatatatatatataaattgaaatataaataccttaaaatttaaattaatactttttaaagtttgagtatttaattgcaaaagtgacgAAAGATCAAGAATTATAAATTAggttttttcaaatatatatatatatgctagctGTTAATTTCACATTAATTGATGTCTTGAATTCTTGGAATGCAAGTAATGGGAATAGACAATCACTAGGTTGCCTATGATAACATTTTAGGCCACAAATATCATGAGatcgaaggaaaaaaaatatatacgaGTCTTCCTTCCTCCTTTTCCCCCAGTCGATGGAAACAACGTACGATCGAATAACAAAGAGGACAAAACATGCAGCAGCAGGAACCGAATATAAAGATTGTTGGAGAAAAATGCAAATTAGAATTGAAGAGCGCCAGCTTGAATCCTGAATTAATTATATCTTAATCTTCAGAAAAGCTCACAGTAATCTTGTCTTTAatcccttaattaattaattccttTAAGTGAAGATAACGTACTAGCTTAATTAGCTTCTTGCAGCTTTATTCTGATCACCTTCGGAAAATCTTTTCTGATGATAAGAATTATTTACCACTGTTTTCACATTGAAAAAAAAGGCACAAGTTccttcattttatattttgtacattaaaaaaaaatatattaattaatatgctacaatattatagattttattaattaattagagaaTTAAATCCAGGATCCTCCTAGTCATTAATGATCGATGATGCCTGTGCTACGCATTGCTTCAAGCTGGGAATTGTTAATCATCACATTTAATTTAACACATGCATTCAACCCTAAATTTGATACACTGGCCGGCAAGTACTGATATTCACCAACATAACATGCATCATTGGAGcaccaccatatatatatatagtgccatGCATGATGGAGCTTAATTAAAACGTAAAGTactatctatctatatatatatatatatatatccaggtGCACCCTCAAAAAACACTTCCCCATCATAATAGACTAGAACCAAAAATTTAACTTGTAATTTGGCTATTAATTGTTGCAACAGTACACCATCTTGAACGtgtcattatttttattttaataaaatattctacGGGTCTTACATACTAAATTTATGGGTTAAATATAAAGAAGCCTCACAATTAATTAACAGCTGACTTTAGAATAACCGCGGTCatatgaattttcaagtgtgcaAGTGACTCATCAAACTATTACCGTATTTCaaaaaagtcattttttttcccGATAATATCTTTATCCtctaaaaaacaaacaaaaataataataataataaaaaaagaaactatttttttaaaacaaaaagaaatatccAAGAGTCATTTTGAGGTATAGATACCTGCCAAAAAACTTTTCCCCATCATAATAGACCAGAACcaaaaatttaacttttaattggCTATTGTTGCAACAAACCATCTTGAAGGTgtcattattttcattttaattaaatattctacgggTCTTACTAAACTTATGGGTTACATATAAAGAAGTCTCACGATTTAATAGCCGATTATAGAATAACCatatgaattttcaagtgtgcaAGTGACCCTTCAAACTATCACCGTGTTTCaaaaagatcatttttttttccgatAATACCCTtatcctctaaaaaaaattaataaaaagaaactatttttttaaacaaaaaaaaatataaaaagttcatgaaattaaaacttaaaaaaaaaattaaaaaaagagaaaaaaaaaaaaaaaaaaaagaaagaagaagaagaaggaaacgGGTGGCCGGAAGGCCACTCCTAGATCTAGGGGGCGGCTagctagagtttttttttttttttttttttataccttaTTAATTAACTTCAACCCATGGTTTCAACTTTATAGCCAACGTTGTCATAATAATCGAAGTTCTCCTCAGCGTCACTGatgtagcggaagactaaggtaattAATCAAAGAACAGCGTTTTCGATTCTgtaaggagaagcgtcttcgtcttctaccccaaaagataaaacaagcccgcaggctaaaagaaatataaaactccgcagagtatttgagagagaattctctgattttataacaattcaattgattctgagttttacataataagcaagcctatttatagaaaagaaatactCGTGGAAAAAGTAAACGTatccctagtagtaaaagtaaaccttattctaaaaggaaatcaaataaaGAAAAGCTATTTATTAGGGACCTTCTAGAAACTTCTAGGGACCTTCATGTGCTACATCAGTCTCCCCTTCTTGAAaaaaactcgtcctcgagtcAAATTCCGACTCCTCTTGTGGAAAGTATTCAAAAATGTCTGTCACGTTGAATGTTGAAGATACTGCCAAGTCCTCGGGAAGATCAACGACATATGCATTATCGTTAatctttttaagtattttgcatGGACCATACTTCTTATTCCTCAGCTTTCCAGAAACACCAGTCGGTAATCGTCCCTTACGTAGATATACCATCACAAGATCTCCTTCTTGAAAAATCTTTGATTGCCAACCCTTGTCTGCTGTTGCCTTGTACTTAGCATAGGATTTTTCTAGATGCTGACGAACTTCCTCTTGGGTAGCTTTCACCCGTTCTGCTAAATGCTCTGCTGCGACGCTTGCTCCCGATAACTTAGGTAAAACTGCCAGATCTACTGCAAGTCTCGGAGTTCTCCCATAGACGACTTCGAATGGTGCCTTCCTAGTAGATCGATTCACCATGTTGTTGTAGGCAAACTCAGCCTGAGCTAATGCCAGGTCCCATTGCCTCGGTTTATCGCCTGCAATACAACGAAGTAAATTACCTAGAGTTCGATTAACAACTTCTGTCTGCCCGTCCGTCTGCGGATGGCTCGTGCTACTGAACTTCAATGCTGTGTCGAACCGCCTCCATAATGTTCGCCAAAAGTGAGACAAGAACTTGGTGTCTCGATCAGAAGTGATAGACTTTGGGATCCCATGCAATCAAACCACCTCTCGAAAAAATAGATTGGCCACTTGAATAGCATCAGATGTTTTCTTACAAGCAACAAAGTGAGCCATTTTGGAAAATCTATCCACAATTACCATTATAGAATTTGCTCCTCGTTGGGTTCTCGGGAGACCcaatacaaaatccatagatACATCTTCCCACGGTTCTTCCGGTATTGGTAAAGGCATGTATAGTCCTGTATTTTGAGTTTGCCCCTTGGCGACCTGACAAGTCTGGCATCGTCGGACAAAATTACCTACTTCTTTTTTTAGTTGCGGCCAGTAATATCGCTCCTCTACCAGAGCAACAGTCCTGTCTCTTCCCAGATGACCACCCAATCCTCCAGCATGTAATTCTCGGATTATTTGTTCCCGTAAGGAACTCCTCGGAATGCATAGCCGATTCCCACGAAATAAATACTCCTCCTGAATGTGTATCTCGGAAACTGGTTGCCCCGCCTTGCAACGCTTCCAAGTCTCACCAAAATCCTCATCTTCCTAATATAACTCCTTTAGGCACTCGAATCCAGTCACTTCAGCTTTCATGGTTATCAGCAAGGTAGCTCGACGGCTCAAAGCATCAGCTACACGATTCAGTTTGCCCGACTTATGCTTGAGAGAAAAAGTGAACCGTTGGATATAAGAAACCCACCGAGCATGCATCcgatttagattcttttgactATTGATGAACTTTAATGCTTGATGATCAGTATAGAGGACAAACTCTCGTTGGATTAGGTAGTGCTTCCACACCTTGAGCGCTCTTAAGACAGCATAAAGCTCCAACTCATATGTTGACCACTTTTGTCTTGCTTCTCCGAGCTTTTCACTAAAAAATTCCACAGGCTTCCCTTCTTGAGATAACACAGCTCCTATCCCAACGATTGATGCATCACACTCAACTTCAAACAGCTTGTCAAAGTTGGGTAAGGCAAGTACAGGTGCCGTGCATagtttttctttgatgattAAGAAACTTCGCTCAGCTTCGTCACCCCAGTTGAATTTTCCTTTCTTCATACACTCAGTGATTGGTGCTACAATACTGCTAAAATTTCGAACGAACCTTCTATAGAAAGTTGCTGACCCATGGAAACTTCTTACTTCTCCCACTGTCTTGGGCGTAGGCCATTCTCTGATGGCTCTCACCTTTTCTTCATCCACTCTGATTCCATCGGCACTAACCACAAATCCGAGGAAGACTAATTGATCCATCATGAAGCTACACTTCTTTAAGTTGATAAACAACTTATTTTCACGGAGGACCTCCAATACTTTCCTCACGTGATCCATGTGATTCACCGGGTTGCGACTATAGATAAGAATATCATCGAAATAGACAATAATGAAATAGACAATAATAAATTTCTGATAAAAGGTTTCAATGCCTGATTTATGAGTCGCATGAAAGTGCTTGGTGCATTTGAAAGACCGAAAGGCATCACCATCCACTCGTAAAGCCCCTCTTTAGTCTTGAacgcagttttccattcatctcccaGTCGTATACGGATTTGGTGATATCCACTCCTCAAGtcaatctttgaaaaaatcttAGCCCCAAATAACATATCAAACATGTCACTTATTCGGGGAATTGGAAATCGATACTTGATCGTGATCTTGTTTATTGCCCGGCTATCCACGCACATTCGCCAACTTCCATCTTTCTTCGGTACAAGTAGGGCCAGTACTGCTCATGGACTCATACTCTCGCGCAGATGTCCCTTCTGAATTAACCCATCTACCTGCTCTTGCAAAATAGCATTCTCCTTTGGGCTCATTCGATAGTGTGGCAAGTTTGGGAGACTTGCTCCTGGCACTAAGTCAATACAGTCCTGGATATCTCTCATGGGTGGCAGGCCTTCGAGCATCTCTTCAGGCATGATGTCTCGAAATTCTTCTAATATCGGTTGCATTATCTTGAGAACTTCTTGTGAGACGGAATTCTGCGTTCCCTTAGTCACCAATGCTACGATGTCTCGGGCCTCCTTAACTTCTTCTATAAATTCTGAACCAGTGGATAAGAGGACCGGCTTACCCTTGGAATGAGTTGAATTTTCGACTTCTTGTAAGGGTTGAAATATTATCTTCCGACCATCCCGAAAGATAATGTAAACATTAGCCCTTCCTTGGTGCTGGGCATCCACATCAAATTGCCAAGGTCTTCCCAGGATTAAGTGGCATGCGTCCATCTCCACTACATCACATAAAATAGAATCTGAGTAATATTTACCGATTGAGAATGTGAAACGACTTATCTCGGTTACTAGTGTCTCGATTCCTCGCTTGATCCATCCGATCTTGTATGGAGCAGGGTGCTTCTCAGTTTTCAAACCCAACTTCAATACCATCTCCTTTGACACTACATTCTCCccactaccaccatcaataatcacatcaCATACCCTTTGGTTGACTGTGCAGGGAGTACGAAAAATCTTGTGCCTTTGGGATTGATCTTCTTGCCTCGGGGTCAAGAGTAAACGTTGAATTACTAAGGATCGGGAAAGTGGGATTCCCTCATTAGCGTCAGCCAACTCCTCTTCCTCATATTCGGGTGTATCATCATCTCCATGCTCGGATCCTTCTTTTGGCTCAGGTTCGATCAAGTTTACCATTTGTCTCCGGGGACATTGATGAGATCTATGTCCTGGTTGGTTGCATTTGAAACACTTGTCTGGACCGGGCCGTGCGTACGGATTGTTGGATGGTTGTCTCGGGATGTTTGAACTGCTACTGGCTCCTTTTCCCGTGGAAGTCACTGGTTGACTTGGTGTGACCGTCGAAACTAGAGATTGCTTTCTCCGACCTTGTGTTGCTCTCGTTGAATCGCTCGGGTTTCGCTCCCAAGTTGGTGCTCTAGGCCGCTCCAATTTCTTCTCGGCTCGAGTTGCCAAGCTAACTGCCTCGTTCAAAGTAAAGATAGGATG
Above is a genomic segment from Alnus glutinosa chromosome 12, dhAlnGlut1.1, whole genome shotgun sequence containing:
- the LOC133852350 gene encoding calcium-transporting ATPase 12, plasma membrane-type-like; the protein is MGDEQELSVSKTHKRRWRRALKAIYFTRALVSLSKKARDKNAGPLLRSQLSYVAIDMQPVGAGSSRDRPVSFLNVDPKILSDMVREKDFESLNHFGGVKELVSVLETDVKDGINGSQADLIRRKNVFGANKYQKPPANSFLCFVIAALTDITTIVLLLNAISLLASGIIQGGWKNGWYDGGNILVAVILVVVVSAVSNCKKSRKIEKLLTKRSDIRVEVVRDGRRQPISIFEVVVGDIVCLKIGDQIPADGLFLEGHSLKVDDQSSNSGGESNHVEIHETRNPFLLSGTKVTDGFGIMLVTSAGMNTVWGEMMSSRKANEKIPILPAGKINLILYIVTTGYFVAAQVLAVLLIQYFSGNTEDGWGSRKFNGSKTKFSDVMYAVALDIGTVVLPIMLVAIPKGLPLAVTLTLAYSMKRMMADHAMVRKLSVWETMGSATTICTDKTGTLTLNEMEVTEFWLGKEAVKDESSLDMQGNVLKLIQQAVGLNTTGTVYKPNSASVPEISGSPTEKAILSWALFNLGMNMEEVQNNYEIIHVEAFNSAKKRSGVLVKSNRENTIHTHWKGAAEIILTSCSSYYDKAGMLKAMDAEEKLQLETIVKNMAAKSLRCIAFAYKEMGEESGQVLDPNLEENGLTLLGLVGMKDPCRPGARTSVESCRAAGVNVKMITGDNVNTARAIAIECGILNPDGDLDNEAVLEGVQFRNYSPEERMEKIRKISVMARSSPSDRLLMVQCLKQNGHVVAVLTGDDAPALKEADIGLSMGVQGTEVAKQSSDVVILDEDFTSVVAVLKWGRCMYTNIQKFIQFQLTMFVVVLVINYAAAVFFGKAPLTPVQLLWVDLITTTLGAIALATEKPTNDLMAKAPVGRSEPLITRIMWRNLTAQALYQITILLVLQFKGRSIFGVDEKVNSTLIFNTFSLCQVFNEFNARKLEKKNIFTGLIENKMFLRIIGITILVQLIMVERLEWRQWGACIGLAALSCPIGWLVKCIPVSRKL